GATGAAAATATTGGATTGCCTGTGCTTGTGGGTGACGAAAAGAAAATTAAAGATAAAATAAAAAATCTTGGCTTTGACTTAAGTAAATTCGAAATAAAAGACCCAGAAACCTGCAGCAATTGTGAAAAGTATGCAGAAAAACTTTATCAAAAAAGACAGAGAAAAGGTTTGACAGCAAGAGCGGCATTAGACTTAGTAAAACAGCCAAATTATTATGCTGCTATGATGGTTGAAGAAGGAGATGCTCACGCAATGATTGGCGGCTTAACTTATCACTACCCAGAAACAATTAGACCTGCACTTCAGTGTATTGGCTTAAAGGAAGGTCTCAAATTAGTAGCCGGAATGTATGTGCTTGTAATAAAAAATAAAATATTCTTTTTTGCAGATACTACTGTTAATATAGACCCAAACTCTGAACAACTTGCCGAAATTGCAATTACTACAGCTGATACAGTCCAACAGTTTGATATTAAACCTCGTATAGCAATGCTTTCCTTTAGCAACTTTGGCAGCTCACCTTACCCACAGGCAGTAAAAGTAGCTGAAGCTGTAAAAATTGTTCATGAGAAAAGACCGGATTTAATTATTGATGGCGAAATGCAAGCTGATACTGCTGTTATGCCAGAAAGGATTGAACAAGACTTTCCTTTCTCTACATTAAAAGGCGGTGCAAATGTTTTAATTTTCCCAAACTTAGAAGCCGGCAATATTGCTTACAAACTTTTTCAAAGATTAACAGATGCTACTGTTATTGGACCTATTTTAATGGGAATGAAAAAGCCTGTACATGTTATTCAAAGAGGCGATACCGTAAGAGATATTATTAATATGACTGCCATTGCTGTTGTTGAAGCCGAAGGGAAAAAATAAAAATTGAAGTTATGAAGGGGCTAGTAAGTGTGACATGAAGAAAAGCTTGCTAGCCCCTTTTTTATCTGTCAATCGCCTTAGAATACAACATTTATAAGCAAAGTAAAATGAAACAAATCGATTGTTCGTTTTGAACAACAGTTAATATTAATCACCCAAAAAGATGATATTTAAGTTTGTGAAAAGATATACAAAACGTCTTTGAAGAGGCTTTTTTTTATATTTAACCTAATAAAAACTGCCTTTTAATTATTAATTCAGTTTAATAAGATTTTGCTAAAAAATATTATTTATATCAGCGGTAGTGTTATAGTTTTCTTTGTGGGTTTAATTATTTATGGAATAATTTTAAACATTAGGGAAGTACCGCTGCAAGAAGCAATGGCAGAAAGAGGGATTACTCAAATTCGAAACCCTAGCATTGTTGTTGACCTTAAAAACTATAGATTAAATCTTTTCTCCGATAAGACATTGCTTAAATCTTATAAAGCGGTCTTTGGTAAAAGCAATAATGTAGATGATAATTCAATGACAGGTAATTTTACTCCTATAGGAGATTACATAATTTGTGATAAATTACCTAATTATAAATATCATAAATTTTTGCGAATTAATTTCCCTAATGAAAAAGATGCCGCCGATGCTTTAAGAAAAAATATTATTTCTCAATTACAGTTTGAAACTATTTTGAAAACTGTAGAGAAAAATATTTGTCCACCTTCCCAAGAAATATTTGGTAAGGAAATAGGAATTCATGGAATTGGAAAGTATAACTTTATTTTTAAAAATCTACCCTTTTCATATAATTGGACAAATGGTTCAATAGCTTTAAGCAATGAAAACATAGACGAGTTGTATTCTGTAGTAAAAATTGGTACACCTGTAAAAATAATTAAGTAATAAATATTTTTGTTTGCCTTGTGCAAGCAGAGTAGACACAGCTTTGAGGAAAATGAAATTACTTTTACTTTTAATTCTTGTTAATTCATTAATTATTTATGCTCAGCAAGAAGAACATTATGAATTGACTGCAGTTTCGTTTCATGGCAATGATAATATGCCAACTTCTCAACTTCAGTATGTCTGTCTTTCAAAAGAGTCGCCGAGTTGGGTTTCTCAATTATTGAACAAATTTACAAGTTTTGGCGCAAAAGCCACATATTTTGATTCATTGTTAATTCCAAGCGATATCCGCGCTATGAGAAGTCTCTATCAATCTAAAGGTTATTTTAAAGTAAAGTTTTTCCCAGAGTATAAAATTTTAAGTGAAAAAAAAGAAGCCGAGTTAATCTATAATATTCAAGAAGGTAACCCTGCTACTTTCAGGAAGTTCGAAATAACAGGCATTGACAATATTGGAGCTGAGTTGAAAAAAACAATTTTTAATTATGTGAAAGTAGACTCTAATCAACAGTATAGTGATAATTTTGTAACAGATAAAAGTAATTTTGTGCTTGGTTATCTTAGGGATAATGGTTATATGCTTGCTCAGGTTGATAGACCGTTGATACTTGTTGATACTTTAGCAAATAAAGTAGATGTAAAATTAAATTTCTCTACAGGTAAAAGATATCGAATAAGTGAAATTAGAACTGAGAGAACGGGCGTCGGCAAAAATTTGGTTAGTGATACTTTATTAAAAAGACTTGTTGGAATTAAACCCGGACAAACTTACAGTTATTACGATATTCAACGTGGTCAAGTAAGGTTATACAGGACTAACCTTTTTACTTCAGCAATAGTAAACAGCATAATTTCTGATACAAATGGCAATAAAGTGCCTTTAAGCATTACTGCTGATGTTGGTTTATTAAATGAACTTTCGCCAGAAGTAATTACTAACAATGAAGATAATACATTTAATATTGGACTTGGCTTAAGCTATACAAGGAAGAATTTTTTTGGTAACGCTAGAAAGTTTACACTAAGTTCAGCCGGAGCTATTCAAAATTTTTCTGAATTTCTTAAAACATATTCCTTTGCTGATTCTAACCTTTACGGCTATATAGATAATAGGATTACCATCGAACAGCCGTTTCTTTTCGATAGATTTGTAAATACCAAATTTGAGACTTACCTTACTTTTCAAAAACGAAAGAGCGAATACAAATCGACTTTGTATGGTGCTAAGTTAAGTTTAGATTTTGAGTTGCCGCAGTTTACTTACTTTAATTCTTTCAGCGCTTATCTTAATATTGAGCATTCAAACTATATTTACCAAAAGGGTTTCATGCAAAATAATTTAGCATATTATTTTAGTAAATATTTCCCTCAGGATGTAGCAGATTCATTAGCGGCTTTTGTTCTTGCAGGGGCTACAAAATCGGACTTAACAAGGGAAAGTCTCGATGAGTACATTGGCTTTTCACTTGGAGCTAATAAAACTAACAATATTTTTTTCCCAACAACTGGCTATTCACTTTCTTTACTTTTTGAGGATGCAAATTCTATCCCGCTTCTCTTTTATAATATATTCAAAAAAGAATTTAACAGACCTGCATTCTTGAAAATATTATTTACAGGTACATACTTTTTACCAATTTATGATACACCGCTTTCTGCTTTTGGTGTTAAATTTAGGATTGGAAATATTTTTGTGTATAAGGGAAATAAAGGGGATATACCATTGAATCAAAGATTTTACTCTGGCGGGAGTAACTCAATTCGTGGGTGGGGTAGCAGAGAATTGGTTCCATCTGACCCTGTTTATAGTCTAATGAATCCAACTCCCGAAGAACTTGAAGCACTTTTTGTTAAAGGAGCAACTACGGGTGGTTTTTTTACTTTGGAAGGTTCAGTTGAAACTAGAAATAGATTGATAGGTAAATTTGGCTCCGCAGTTTTTATTGATTATGGAAATACCTGGAATGGATACGAAAATATTAGGCTCGATCAAATAGCCGTAGCTGGCGGCTTTGGTTTAAGATATTATTCTGAATTTGCACCTATTAGAATAGATTTTGGCTTTAAGTTGTACGATCCTAACGATAATAGAAACTTTTTTAAAAAGAAATTGTGGAGTGAGTTACTTCAATTTCATATTGGCATTGGCGAAGCTTTCTGATTTTTTTATCCTTTCAATATAGTATTTCTTTATTTGCTTAAGCATGTTTATTTTAACTAAATTTCTTATCTAATTTTCTGAGTTTTTAATGATTACAAGTATGACTGGCTACGGCAAGTCAATAATTCGCGAAAATGACTTGCTGATTGAATGCGAAATAAAAAGCTTAAATAATCGATTTTTAGATATTTCTCTTAAATCACCTAAGTCGCTATTTAATAAAGAACTTGAGATAAGAGAAAAAGTTAAAAGTAGAATAAAAAGAGGGAAAATATATTTATCCCTTTCAATCTCAAAAGCTGGTATTGAAGTTAAATTCCCAAAATTAGATACTAATGGTGTTAAGTTTGCATTACATGTATTAAAAGAAATAAAAAAAACATCTAAACTGAAAAATAAAATTTCATTAAGTGATGTACTTTTATTTCAAAATTTTTTCTTTGAAGAAAATGGAGATGATTTTTCCGATTTCTTTCCTTTAATTCAGAAAGCAGTTGATGCAGCCATAGATGATTTAGAAAAAATGAGAGTTGCTGAAGGTAAAGAACTTGAGAAAGATTTAATAAACAGAGTTAAATTAATAGAGACTGCTTTAGATAAAATTGAGCAGCTTAAGAAAAGCACTATTAAAGAATATTTTTCGAGGGTAAAAGAGAGGGCAAAAAATCTTACCCAGGATATTCTTGATAACCCAAATCGTCTTGATACTGAATTAGCCTTGTTAGTTGACCGTTATGATATAACTGAGGAGTGTGTTAGATTAAGGAGTCATATTAAATTATTCCTTGATACAGTTCATAATTCAGATGACCCGGGACGCAAGTTAAACTTTATAGTTCAAGAAATGAATAGAGAGGCTAATACAATTAATAGTAAAACTATATCCGCGGAAATTTCTCATTATGGTATTTCAATAAAAGAAGAACTGGAAAAAATTCGTGAACAAATACAAAATATTGAGTGAGTTTTGCATACGAAAAAAGTCAAATTATTTGTATTTTCAGCCCCCAGCGGTTCAGGTAAAACGACTATAGTTAAAAGTGTTCTTTTAAAACATTCTGATTTTGTCTTTTCTGTCTCTGCAACAACGAGAAAACCGAGAAATTCAGAAAAAGATGGTAAAGACTACTTTTTTATCAGCGAGGAAGAATTTAAAGAGAAAATTAGAAACAATGAATTTATTGAATATGAAAAAGTATACGATTATTACTACGGCACATTGAAAGATTTTGTAGAAAAAAGCATTGCTGGTGGTCATTCTGTAGTTTTTGAAGTTGACGTAAAAGGAGCTCTTTCAATTAAACAAAAGTATCCTGAGGCAGTTTTAATTTTTATTGTACCGCCAAGTATTGAAGAATTAAAAAAAAGGTTGCTGGATAGGAAAACCGAAACAACGCAAGAGCTTAAAAAAAGAATTGAGAGAGCAGAGATGGAACTAAGTTATAAAGATAAATTTGACTACGTCGTTTCTAATGAAAATCTGGAAGAAGCTAAGAAAAAAGTATATGAAATAATTAATAAAGAAATAAATTAAGGAGATACCATGCCAGTAGTACCGCAAAATCTATTGAAAATTAAAGAAAAGATTCCTAATCTTTATGAAGCAGTTATAGTTGCCGCTAAACGGGCAAGGAAACTAAACGATGATGCACGCCTTGAGTTTAATGCTCTATTAAGTACAATTACTTCGGGACATGAAGATGATTTTGAGGACAGGGAAAATCCCGATCAATTAAAACTTGCTCTTGAATTTGAAAAAAGAGAAAAACCCCATTTAAAGGCAATTAAAGAACTGCAAACGGGCATCGAGTACAGATATAAGAATGAAAAATAAAAAATGGCTCCCTCTACATTAAAAGGGAAAAAAATAATTGTCGGTGTAACTGGATGCATTGCGGCTTATAAGTCTGCATTATTAGTAAGACTCTTGATTTCACAAGGAGCAGAGGTACGCGTTGTTATGACGCCCTCTGCCTGCCATTTTATTACCCCATTGACCTTATCTACTCTGTCTAATAATCCAGTTGTAGTCAATATGTTTCCGGAGACTGAAGGTAAAAATTTGGACATGCAAACATGGCATATCGAATATGCAACTTGGGCTGATTTAGCTATTATTGCTCCAGCAACGGTCAACACAATAGCTAAAATAACTCATGGTTTTGCAGATAATGCGTTGACCTCTGTAGTATTAGCTTTGCGTAGCCCATTGATTGTAGTTCCAGCTGCAGATGTTGATATGTATACCAATCCCGTTACTCAAGAAAATATTGAACAACTAAAGAATCGTGGCATTTATGTAATTGAACCTGAAACTGGTTTCTTAGCCAGTGGGCTTAATGGAATAGGCAGGATGGCAGATGTAAATAAAATTGTTGATGCTGCAGAATTAGTTTTAGCTGGATTCAAAAGAGATTTGATTGGTAAGAAAATTCTTGTTACCGCAGGTCCAACTTATGAAGATATTGACCCTGTACGGTTTATTGGTAACAGATCAAGCGGGAAGATGGGATATTCAATAGCAAAAGCTGCGTATTTAAGAGGAGCAAAAGTAACACTAATTTCTGGTCCGACCTCAGAAAATTGTTACCCTGAGATAGATATTGTTAAAATCCGTTCAGCAGCTCAAATGAAAAACGAAGTGGAGAAACACTTAATTGATAATGATGCATTAATTATGGCAGCTGCAGTTGCCGATTATAAGCCTGCGAAGTATTCGAAAAGCAAAATAAAAAAAGAACAAAATCTCAAGTCTATTTCTTTATCTGCTACTGACGATATTTTAGCTGCCATAAATAGTAAGAATTCACCACTTAGTGGAAAGAAAAAAGTAATAGTAGGATTTGCCTTAGAGAGCGAAGATGAACTAAAAAACGCTGAAAAAAAATTAATGGCAAAAAACCTGGATTTTATAGTTCTTAACTCGTTAAAAGAGCCTGGTGCAGCAATGGAAAGTGATACTAATAAAATTACTATCCTTTATGCTTCAGAAAAGAAAACCGTTCGCAGGAAAGGATTTCCTCTTTTAAGTAAATTTATTACCGCTAATAACATTCTAAATGAATTGAAAAATTATTTATAAATTGGCTGTAACAATAAAACAAATAATAGAAGCGTTGAAATACCAAAAGGAAGTTTTTGGTGATTTTCTTTTTGAAAAATTAGATAAAGAACGAGTTAATTATAACTTGGCACCTGAAATGAAAGTATCAGAAAAAGTAACGAGCAGTTTAACAGACAATTTATTTGTAGAAGAATTTCATAATTCAACTTCGTTAACTGAACTTTACGAGAAAATTCATCAATGCCAAAAATGTCCGCTCGGCAAAACTAGAACAAAATTTGTCTTTGGTGTTGGCAACCCAAATGCAAAAGCAATGTTAATTGGCGAAGCCCCTGGTGCGGAAGAAGATAGACAAGGTGAACCATTTGTAGGCAGAGCAGGTCAGTTACTTAATGATATACTAAAAGCAATAAATCTAAAAAGAGAAGATGTTTATATTGCCAATATTTTAAAGTGCAGGCCCCCTAACAATAGAGACCCTTTACCTGTGGAAATGGAAACTTGTTTTCCTTATCTTCATAAGCAAATAGACTTAATTAAACCAAAAGTAATCTTGTGTTTAGGTAGAATTGCAGCTAATGCATTGCTTAACAAAAAATTATCGTTAAGCTTGCTTAGAAATGCAGTTTTTGAACATGATGGAATTAAAGTAGTAAGCACTTATCATCCAGCAGCTTTGCTGAGA
This genomic interval from Melioribacteraceae bacterium 4301-Me contains the following:
- the gmk gene encoding guanylate kinase, with amino-acid sequence MHTKKVKLFVFSAPSGSGKTTIVKSVLLKHSDFVFSVSATTRKPRNSEKDGKDYFFISEEEFKEKIRNNEFIEYEKVYDYYYGTLKDFVEKSIAGGHSVVFEVDVKGALSIKQKYPEAVLIFIVPPSIEELKKRLLDRKTETTQELKKRIERAEMELSYKDKFDYVVSNENLEEAKKKVYEIINKEIN
- a CDS encoding outer membrane protein assembly factor, whose product is MKLLLLLILVNSLIIYAQQEEHYELTAVSFHGNDNMPTSQLQYVCLSKESPSWVSQLLNKFTSFGAKATYFDSLLIPSDIRAMRSLYQSKGYFKVKFFPEYKILSEKKEAELIYNIQEGNPATFRKFEITGIDNIGAELKKTIFNYVKVDSNQQYSDNFVTDKSNFVLGYLRDNGYMLAQVDRPLILVDTLANKVDVKLNFSTGKRYRISEIRTERTGVGKNLVSDTLLKRLVGIKPGQTYSYYDIQRGQVRLYRTNLFTSAIVNSIISDTNGNKVPLSITADVGLLNELSPEVITNNEDNTFNIGLGLSYTRKNFFGNARKFTLSSAGAIQNFSEFLKTYSFADSNLYGYIDNRITIEQPFLFDRFVNTKFETYLTFQKRKSEYKSTLYGAKLSLDFELPQFTYFNSFSAYLNIEHSNYIYQKGFMQNNLAYYFSKYFPQDVADSLAAFVLAGATKSDLTRESLDEYIGFSLGANKTNNIFFPTTGYSLSLLFEDANSIPLLFYNIFKKEFNRPAFLKILFTGTYFLPIYDTPLSAFGVKFRIGNIFVYKGNKGDIPLNQRFYSGGSNSIRGWGSRELVPSDPVYSLMNPTPEELEALFVKGATTGGFFTLEGSVETRNRLIGKFGSAVFIDYGNTWNGYENIRLDQIAVAGGFGLRYYSEFAPIRIDFGFKLYDPNDNRNFFKKKLWSELLQFHIGIGEAF
- the rpoZ gene encoding DNA-directed RNA polymerase subunit omega; the protein is MPVVPQNLLKIKEKIPNLYEAVIVAAKRARKLNDDARLEFNALLSTITSGHEDDFEDRENPDQLKLALEFEKREKPHLKAIKELQTGIEYRYKNEK
- a CDS encoding murein L,D-transpeptidase family protein — its product is MLKNIIYISGSVIVFFVGLIIYGIILNIREVPLQEAMAERGITQIRNPSIVVDLKNYRLNLFSDKTLLKSYKAVFGKSNNVDDNSMTGNFTPIGDYIICDKLPNYKYHKFLRINFPNEKDAADALRKNIISQLQFETILKTVEKNICPPSQEIFGKEIGIHGIGKYNFIFKNLPFSYNWTNGSIALSNENIDELYSVVKIGTPVKIIK
- a CDS encoding uracil-DNA glycosylase family protein, encoding MAVTIKQIIEALKYQKEVFGDFLFEKLDKERVNYNLAPEMKVSEKVTSSLTDNLFVEEFHNSTSLTELYEKIHQCQKCPLGKTRTKFVFGVGNPNAKAMLIGEAPGAEEDRQGEPFVGRAGQLLNDILKAINLKREDVYIANILKCRPPNNRDPLPVEMETCFPYLHKQIDLIKPKVILCLGRIAANALLNKKLSLSLLRNAVFEHDGIKVVSTYHPAALLRNPHWKKDCWEDVKKFKSLLDQL
- a CDS encoding YicC/YloC family endoribonuclease yields the protein MITSMTGYGKSIIRENDLLIECEIKSLNNRFLDISLKSPKSLFNKELEIREKVKSRIKRGKIYLSLSISKAGIEVKFPKLDTNGVKFALHVLKEIKKTSKLKNKISLSDVLLFQNFFFEENGDDFSDFFPLIQKAVDAAIDDLEKMRVAEGKELEKDLINRVKLIETALDKIEQLKKSTIKEYFSRVKERAKNLTQDILDNPNRLDTELALLVDRYDITEECVRLRSHIKLFLDTVHNSDDPGRKLNFIVQEMNREANTINSKTISAEISHYGISIKEELEKIREQIQNIE
- the coaBC gene encoding bifunctional phosphopantothenoylcysteine decarboxylase/phosphopantothenate--cysteine ligase CoaBC, which gives rise to MAPSTLKGKKIIVGVTGCIAAYKSALLVRLLISQGAEVRVVMTPSACHFITPLTLSTLSNNPVVVNMFPETEGKNLDMQTWHIEYATWADLAIIAPATVNTIAKITHGFADNALTSVVLALRSPLIVVPAADVDMYTNPVTQENIEQLKNRGIYVIEPETGFLASGLNGIGRMADVNKIVDAAELVLAGFKRDLIGKKILVTAGPTYEDIDPVRFIGNRSSGKMGYSIAKAAYLRGAKVTLISGPTSENCYPEIDIVKIRSAAQMKNEVEKHLIDNDALIMAAAVADYKPAKYSKSKIKKEQNLKSISLSATDDILAAINSKNSPLSGKKKVIVGFALESEDELKNAEKKLMAKNLDFIVLNSLKEPGAAMESDTNKITILYASEKKTVRRKGFPLLSKFITANNILNELKNYL